A genomic window from Candidatus Liberibacter americanus str. Sao Paulo includes:
- a CDS encoding HIT family protein, which translates to MSEKYDNQNTFMKIIRKELNASYVYEDKMSIAIMDIMPECPGHVLVIPKCATKDIFDVPKEYLNQIMIVCQKIALACKKAFQADGIKIMQLNGYAAGQTIPHLHFHIIPCKNGEENSTSPKKIVSIEKLEINAKMIRNELSTNQKSNIV; encoded by the coding sequence ATGTCTGAAAAGTATGACAATCAAAACACATTTATGAAAATCATACGTAAAGAATTAAATGCAAGCTATGTATACGAAGATAAGATGTCAATTGCTATAATGGATATTATGCCTGAATGTCCAGGGCATGTATTGGTTATTCCAAAATGTGCCACAAAAGATATTTTTGATGTTCCAAAAGAATACCTAAATCAAATAATGATTGTTTGTCAAAAAATTGCATTAGCATGCAAAAAAGCCTTTCAGGCTGATGGAATTAAAATTATGCAATTAAACGGCTATGCCGCAGGCCAAACTATACCACATTTACATTTTCATATTATTCCCTGCAAAAATGGAGAAGAAAATTCAACCTCCCCAAAGAAAATAGTATCTATAGAAAAGCTAGAGATTAATGCTAAAATGATCCGCAATGAACTATCGACAAATCAAAAATCAAATATTGTATAA
- the rpsO gene encoding 30S ribosomal protein S15, producing MSITLERKRQLIKEYATVEGDTGSPEVQVSIFTDRIANLTNHFKTAKKDVNSKTGLNRLISLRSGLLKYLKSKDVERYKNLIKRLGLRR from the coding sequence ATGTCAATAACTTTAGAGCGTAAGAGGCAGCTTATAAAGGAATATGCTACAGTGGAAGGTGATACTGGTTCTCCTGAAGTACAGGTGTCTATTTTTACTGATAGAATAGCTAATCTCACAAATCACTTTAAAACTGCAAAAAAAGATGTAAATTCTAAAACAGGACTTAATAGATTAATTTCTTTAAGGAGTGGGCTTTTAAAGTATCTTAAAAGCAAAGATGTAGAGAGATATAAGAATTTGATTAAGAGATTAGGTCTTCGTCGATAA
- the infB gene encoding translation initiation factor IF-2, which produces MTNNKDSNTSNVEEKKTLTLRTPSSSINHSIVQKNKGRPRSVVVETRKRRSYVQGGEKISVVRKSSRIIDCNTGNFPDLVQQDKSKRRAEALPCDRKLGPKKAESSFGDLSQGEIDSRRRALLEAQVRDIEEAKIKLEKQAQEEMMALDAKSDQSFDQILSSNKEADDVQSDIIIENEVSSSLDISGMKPSYDKEPYKEVRERSRKTEDGLPASRGKSRFTEGKSSSVNSLKAAPRSKTDSDEKKYKKLKIISVDNDDGAERLRGRSLAAIRRRKEKFRRSQHQGRREKVSREIVISETITIQELSQRMSERSTDVIKFLMKEGQTLKPEDVIDADLSEIIANEFGHVVKRVLDSDVELGVFDVNDDEDNLDSRPPVVTVMGHVNHGKTSLLDAIRNSNVLKGEFGSITQHIGAYQVDYKGEKITFIDTPGHAAFYSMRARGTRITDIAIIVLAADEDIQPQAIESINHAKSAGVSIIIAFNKIDKSSADIQKLRVELLKHDVFVESMGGEILDVEISAKKNLNLDKLLDSVLLQAEILGLKANVNRKAEGSVIEGRLDRGRGSVVTVLVQKGRLQVSDIIVIGDYWGKVRSLFNDKGKSVKEALPSMPVEILGLQGVPMAGDKFGVVETESRAREISQYRKRLTRNKSISLKSGSRCSLEKFLNNSITSLESKKLSLIIKGDVQGSVEAIVNSLEELGTSEVCVSVVSSGAGAINETDVSLAKASDAIIFGFNVRSSSQARDLAAKNGVKIINCKIIYDLIDGVKEHMSNLLPPEVRETFLGRAEVLEVFSVTKLGNVAGCKVIEGKVERGAGIRILRKEDVVYNGKMNTLKRFKDEVSEVEAGQDCGIAFEKYDNIQVGDLIECFSVEHIKRSL; this is translated from the coding sequence ATGACCAATAATAAAGATAGTAATACCTCAAACGTGGAAGAAAAGAAAACTTTGACCCTTAGAACTCCGTCTTCGAGTATTAATCATTCTATTGTTCAGAAGAATAAAGGTCGTCCTAGGTCTGTTGTGGTGGAGACGCGTAAGCGTCGTTCTTATGTTCAGGGCGGTGAAAAGATTTCTGTTGTGCGAAAGAGTTCTAGAATTATAGATTGCAATACTGGTAATTTTCCAGATTTAGTGCAGCAAGATAAGTCTAAGAGAAGAGCAGAAGCGTTGCCTTGTGATAGAAAATTGGGTCCTAAGAAAGCTGAATCTTCCTTTGGAGATCTTTCTCAAGGAGAAATAGATAGTCGTCGTCGTGCTCTTCTTGAGGCGCAGGTTCGTGATATTGAAGAAGCAAAAATCAAATTAGAAAAGCAGGCTCAAGAAGAGATGATGGCTCTTGATGCTAAATCTGATCAAAGCTTCGATCAGATTCTGAGTTCTAATAAAGAAGCTGATGATGTACAGTCAGATATAATTATAGAAAATGAAGTGTCATCGTCGCTTGATATTAGCGGCATGAAGCCTTCTTATGATAAAGAGCCTTATAAAGAGGTTCGTGAAAGAAGTAGAAAAACTGAGGATGGCTTGCCTGCTAGTCGTGGGAAGTCTAGATTTACTGAAGGGAAAAGTTCTTCAGTTAATTCTTTAAAGGCGGCTCCTCGTAGTAAGACAGATAGTGATGAGAAAAAGTATAAAAAACTTAAAATTATATCTGTTGATAATGATGATGGAGCTGAGAGATTAAGGGGAAGGTCTCTAGCTGCTATTCGTCGTCGAAAAGAAAAATTTCGTAGGAGTCAACATCAGGGAAGGCGTGAGAAAGTTTCTCGTGAGATTGTTATTTCTGAAACTATTACTATACAAGAATTATCTCAGCGTATGTCAGAGCGATCAACGGATGTGATAAAGTTTTTGATGAAAGAAGGGCAAACGCTGAAGCCTGAAGACGTTATTGATGCTGATCTTTCTGAAATAATAGCTAACGAATTTGGTCATGTTGTGAAGCGTGTCTTAGATTCTGATGTTGAGTTGGGGGTTTTTGATGTTAATGATGATGAGGATAATTTAGATAGTCGTCCTCCTGTTGTAACAGTGATGGGTCATGTTAATCATGGCAAGACGTCTCTTCTTGATGCAATACGTAATTCTAATGTTTTAAAAGGTGAGTTTGGTAGCATAACTCAGCATATAGGTGCGTATCAAGTTGATTATAAAGGGGAAAAAATTACTTTTATTGATACTCCGGGACATGCTGCTTTTTATTCAATGCGTGCCCGTGGGACTCGTATTACGGATATTGCTATTATCGTTTTGGCGGCTGATGAAGATATACAGCCTCAGGCTATTGAATCAATCAACCATGCTAAGTCTGCGGGAGTTTCGATTATTATTGCTTTTAATAAGATAGATAAATCTAGTGCTGATATACAAAAGCTTCGTGTTGAATTACTTAAGCATGATGTATTTGTTGAGAGTATGGGTGGGGAGATACTTGACGTTGAAATTTCTGCCAAGAAAAATTTAAACTTAGATAAATTGCTAGACTCTGTTCTTTTGCAGGCTGAAATTCTTGGATTAAAAGCAAATGTAAATCGTAAAGCTGAAGGATCTGTAATTGAAGGTAGGCTGGATCGAGGTAGAGGATCTGTGGTTACTGTTTTGGTGCAAAAAGGAAGATTGCAGGTGTCCGATATTATTGTTATTGGTGACTACTGGGGAAAGGTAAGATCGCTATTTAATGATAAAGGTAAAAGTGTTAAAGAGGCTTTGCCATCTATGCCAGTTGAGATTCTTGGACTTCAGGGAGTGCCTATGGCTGGTGATAAATTTGGTGTTGTTGAAACTGAAAGTCGTGCTAGAGAAATTTCACAATATAGGAAGCGTTTGACCAGAAATAAGTCTATTTCTCTTAAGTCAGGATCTCGTTGTTCGTTAGAAAAATTTTTGAATAATTCTATCACGTCATTGGAATCAAAGAAATTATCTTTGATTATAAAAGGAGATGTGCAGGGTTCAGTTGAGGCTATAGTAAATTCATTAGAGGAATTAGGAACGTCTGAAGTTTGTGTTTCGGTTGTTAGCTCTGGTGCTGGAGCGATAAATGAAACTGATGTATCTTTGGCTAAGGCATCTGATGCTATTATTTTTGGATTTAATGTTCGATCAAGCTCTCAGGCTAGAGATCTAGCTGCAAAAAATGGGGTTAAGATTATTAACTGTAAAATTATTTATGATCTTATTGATGGAGTTAAGGAGCATATGTCAAATCTTCTTCCTCCAGAGGTGCGAGAGACGTTTTTGGGTAGAGCTGAAGTATTAGAAGTGTTTTCGGTTACTAAATTAGGGAATGTAGCTGGCTGTAAAGTTATTGAAGGAAAGGTTGAAAGAGGCGCCGGTATTCGTATTTTGCGCAAAGAAGATGTTGTTTATAATGGAAAGATGAACACTCTTAAGCGTTTTAAAGATGAGGTTTCTGAAGTTGAGGCAGGACAGGATTGTGGTATTGCTTTTGAAAAATATGATAATATACAAGTTGGTGATTTGATTGAGTGTTTTAGCGTAGAACATATTAAGCGTTCTCTTTGA
- the dapE gene encoding succinyl-diaminopimelate desuccinylase, whose amino-acid sequence MLYNDYIQNLIKLINCASVTPKDDGAMSVLINILKPLGFSVEKKVFQTEKTYAVNNLYARFGINKPHLMFAGHVDVVPPGILSKWKYPPFSATISDGRLYGRGAVDMKGNISCFIAAISRFISKCDNFGSISLLITGDEEGSAINGTKKMLSWADKKNQNWDACILGEPTCSNIIGDTIKIGRRGSLSGNIVINGKQGHVAYQHKANNPIKGLIPLLEQLKRVDFDSGNDYFPPTNLEITTIDVGNPVLNVIPAEVKISFNIRFNNIWNEQTLKEEVSKRLKKAIQGNDQYTSGLSYNLQFIDNSAQAFLTQNKKLSDLLAKSINNITGQNPQLSTNGGSSDARFIKDYCPVIEFGLVSKTIHEIDENVPIADLDILTCIYEDFLHKWFAANKQIKTS is encoded by the coding sequence ATGCTTTATAATGATTATATACAAAACCTTATTAAATTAATAAACTGCGCGTCGGTTACTCCTAAAGACGACGGAGCAATGTCTGTATTAATCAATATTTTAAAACCTCTTGGTTTTTCTGTAGAAAAAAAAGTTTTTCAAACAGAAAAAACATATGCTGTTAATAATCTATATGCTAGATTTGGAATAAACAAACCCCATTTAATGTTTGCTGGACATGTTGATGTGGTTCCACCCGGAATATTAAGCAAATGGAAATATCCTCCATTTTCAGCTACTATATCAGATGGCAGATTATATGGACGTGGAGCTGTTGATATGAAGGGGAACATATCTTGCTTTATAGCTGCTATTTCTCGTTTTATTTCAAAATGTGATAATTTCGGATCAATATCTCTCTTAATTACAGGAGACGAAGAAGGATCGGCAATAAACGGAACAAAAAAGATGCTTTCTTGGGCAGATAAAAAAAACCAAAATTGGGATGCTTGCATACTTGGGGAGCCAACTTGTAGCAATATAATTGGAGACACAATAAAAATTGGTCGTAGAGGAAGTTTATCAGGCAATATAGTTATTAATGGAAAACAAGGACACGTCGCCTATCAACACAAAGCTAATAATCCTATAAAAGGACTTATACCATTATTAGAACAATTAAAAAGAGTAGATTTTGATAGCGGAAACGACTATTTTCCTCCAACAAACCTTGAAATAACAACTATAGACGTGGGCAATCCCGTGTTAAACGTTATACCAGCAGAAGTAAAAATATCTTTTAATATACGTTTCAATAATATATGGAATGAACAAACATTAAAAGAAGAAGTAAGCAAACGTCTTAAAAAAGCCATACAAGGTAACGACCAGTATACATCAGGATTATCATATAATTTGCAATTTATCGATAATTCAGCCCAAGCTTTTTTGACACAGAATAAAAAACTATCAGATTTATTAGCTAAAAGCATAAATAATATAACAGGACAAAATCCACAGCTATCAACTAACGGAGGATCTTCTGACGCGCGTTTCATAAAAGACTATTGTCCAGTTATAGAATTCGGATTAGTATCAAAAACAATACACGAAATAGATGAAAACGTACCTATCGCAGATTTGGATATTTTAACGTGCATATATGAAGATTTTCTTCACAAATGGTTTGCAGCAAACAAACAAATAAAAACTTCCTAA
- the dapD gene encoding 2,3,4,5-tetrahydropyridine-2,6-dicarboxylate N-succinyltransferase, translating to MSGKNCIANLEKIINDFFDKFDSIDNSERHKVEEAVLSTLNLLDKGVIRIISCDENNNWKTNQWIKKAILLSFKINQSQIITGGNGYSMWWDKVPAKFNEWTSEEFKQNNFRAVPGAIVRHSAYIAPKTVLMPSFINVGAYIGEGTMIDTWATIGSCAQIGRNVHISGGVGIGGVLEPMQASPTIIEDNCFIGARSEIVEGCIIRTGSVIGMGVFIGKSTKIIDRDTGNVTYGEVPPYSVVVPGSYPSKNSKNDIIIPSLYCAVIIKKVDNKTRSKTSINALLRDN from the coding sequence ATGAGCGGAAAGAACTGCATAGCAAACCTAGAAAAAATTATCAATGATTTTTTTGACAAGTTTGATTCTATAGATAACTCTGAAAGACATAAAGTAGAAGAAGCAGTCCTGTCTACATTAAACCTTCTAGATAAAGGCGTCATAAGAATTATATCATGCGATGAAAACAATAATTGGAAAACGAATCAATGGATAAAAAAAGCTATTCTATTATCGTTTAAAATTAATCAATCACAAATTATTACAGGCGGCAATGGATACTCAATGTGGTGGGATAAAGTTCCTGCAAAATTTAATGAATGGACATCTGAAGAATTTAAACAGAACAACTTTAGAGCGGTTCCAGGAGCTATTGTTCGTCACTCAGCATATATAGCACCTAAAACTGTTTTAATGCCATCTTTTATAAATGTTGGCGCTTACATTGGCGAAGGCACCATGATAGATACATGGGCAACAATTGGATCATGTGCTCAAATCGGGCGAAATGTTCATATTTCTGGTGGGGTAGGAATTGGTGGAGTGCTTGAACCAATGCAGGCATCTCCAACAATCATAGAAGATAATTGTTTTATTGGGGCTCGTTCCGAAATTGTTGAAGGATGCATAATTCGCACAGGTTCTGTCATAGGAATGGGAGTTTTTATTGGAAAATCTACTAAAATTATAGATAGAGATACAGGCAATGTAACTTATGGAGAAGTGCCTCCCTACTCCGTAGTAGTACCTGGAAGTTATCCTAGCAAAAATTCAAAAAATGACATAATCATTCCAAGCCTTTACTGTGCAGTAATAATCAAAAAAGTAGACAATAAAACACGTTCAAAAACCAGCATAAATGCATTATTACGTGACAACTAA
- the pnp gene encoding polyribonucleotide nucleotidyltransferase → MFDVHTVEIDWAGRPLKLESGKIARQADGAVLATYGETVVLASVVCSRSIKESQDFFPLTVNYQERTYAVGKIPGGYLKRESRPTENEILISRLIDRSIRPLFHKDYKNETQVIVNVMQYDLENDPQIVGMIAVSAALMLAGLPFKGPVVGAQVDYVNNKYVLNPRFDEDEKGSLDLFVSGTRDAVLMVELEADQLSEDLVIDAIMFGHSESQSVIDAISRLVKLCGKDPLSVEYKDLSELKEKAMGLIESDLRKACYVVDKSNRRDLIDEINNKVISQFEEEDPDCDKEDIRSILDDIKYDIVRKDILANKCRMDGRDLTTVREISAEVGILQRTHGSALFSRGATQAIVVTTLGTKEDEQFIDSLSGTKKNDFMMHYNFFPFSVGEVGRISSLSRREIGHGMLAKRAIRPVLPKTEIFPYTLRMVSEITESNGSSSMATVCGSSLSLMDAGVPILKPVAGIAMGLIKEDDRFVILSDISGDEDHLGDMDFKIAGTDSGITAMQMDMKIEGISKDIMVIALQQAKEGRLHILAEMSKVMSESRLKLGEFAPRIEVMMIAVDKIRDVIGTGGKVIRDIVDKTGAKISIEDDGTIKIASTSTEGIEAARKRIRQIVDVPEVNKIYKGKVVKTTDFGAFVNFFGARDGLVHISQLSSERVAKTSDVVKQGDTVWVKLLDFDDRGKIKLSMKAVDQKTGKLIS, encoded by the coding sequence ATGTTTGATGTGCATACAGTTGAGATTGATTGGGCTGGGCGTCCTCTTAAATTAGAGAGCGGTAAGATTGCTCGACAGGCTGATGGTGCTGTATTGGCGACTTATGGAGAAACAGTTGTTTTGGCATCTGTGGTTTGTAGCCGATCGATCAAGGAATCTCAAGATTTCTTTCCTTTGACTGTTAATTATCAAGAGAGAACATATGCTGTTGGCAAAATTCCAGGAGGTTATTTAAAACGAGAATCCCGCCCTACTGAGAATGAAATATTGATTTCTCGTCTAATCGATCGTTCAATCAGGCCTTTGTTTCATAAAGATTATAAAAATGAAACGCAGGTAATTGTTAATGTTATGCAATATGATTTAGAAAATGATCCTCAAATTGTAGGTATGATAGCTGTTTCTGCAGCATTGATGTTGGCCGGATTGCCATTTAAAGGTCCTGTAGTTGGGGCGCAAGTAGATTATGTGAACAATAAATATGTTTTGAACCCTCGTTTTGATGAAGATGAAAAAGGATCTCTTGATCTTTTTGTCTCAGGAACTAGAGATGCTGTTCTTATGGTTGAATTAGAGGCTGACCAGTTGTCTGAGGATTTGGTAATTGATGCTATTATGTTTGGTCATTCTGAATCTCAATCTGTCATTGATGCTATTTCCAGGCTTGTTAAACTATGTGGAAAAGATCCTTTATCTGTTGAATATAAAGATTTATCGGAATTAAAAGAGAAGGCTATGGGTTTAATTGAATCGGATTTGCGAAAAGCTTGTTATGTTGTCGATAAATCTAATCGTCGTGATTTAATTGACGAGATTAATAACAAAGTTATTTCTCAATTTGAGGAAGAAGATCCTGATTGTGATAAAGAGGATATTCGTTCTATTTTAGATGATATAAAATATGATATAGTTAGAAAAGATATTCTTGCAAATAAATGTCGTATGGATGGTAGAGATCTTACAACGGTTCGTGAAATTAGTGCGGAAGTTGGCATTTTACAACGTACCCATGGTTCTGCGTTGTTTTCTAGGGGGGCTACTCAAGCTATAGTAGTAACCACTCTTGGAACAAAGGAAGATGAGCAATTTATAGACTCTTTGTCTGGCACTAAGAAAAATGATTTTATGATGCATTATAACTTCTTCCCTTTTTCTGTGGGAGAGGTAGGGCGTATTAGCTCTCTTAGCAGAAGAGAAATTGGTCATGGTATGCTGGCTAAACGTGCTATTCGCCCTGTTCTGCCAAAAACAGAAATTTTCCCTTATACACTGCGCATGGTTTCTGAAATAACTGAATCTAATGGTTCTTCTTCAATGGCAACGGTATGTGGTTCTTCTTTGTCCTTGATGGATGCAGGAGTTCCTATATTGAAGCCAGTTGCGGGAATAGCTATGGGGCTTATAAAAGAAGATGATCGATTTGTCATTTTATCTGACATATCTGGAGATGAAGATCATCTTGGAGATATGGATTTTAAAATTGCAGGAACAGATTCTGGTATTACTGCTATGCAAATGGATATGAAGATTGAAGGAATTTCTAAAGATATTATGGTTATTGCCTTGCAGCAGGCAAAAGAGGGACGTCTTCATATCCTAGCTGAAATGTCTAAAGTTATGTCTGAAAGCCGTTTAAAATTAGGTGAATTTGCTCCTCGTATCGAAGTTATGATGATCGCTGTTGATAAGATTAGGGATGTTATTGGAACTGGTGGCAAAGTGATTCGTGACATAGTTGATAAAACAGGGGCAAAGATTAGTATAGAGGATGATGGTACTATTAAGATAGCCTCTACTTCTACGGAAGGCATAGAAGCTGCTCGTAAAAGAATTCGTCAGATTGTTGATGTTCCAGAAGTTAACAAGATTTATAAAGGAAAAGTTGTGAAAACAACAGATTTTGGCGCTTTTGTGAACTTTTTTGGTGCGCGAGATGGACTGGTGCATATATCGCAATTATCTTCAGAGAGGGTGGCAAAAACAAGTGATGTAGTTAAACAGGGTGATACAGTATGGGTTAAATTATTGGATTTTGATGATCGCGGTAAGATTAAATTATCTATGAAGGCTGTGGATCAAAAGACAGGAAAATTAATATCCTAA
- a CDS encoding MucR family transcriptional regulator, translating into MDDDSTVDGSEKLLEMTVDIVSAYMGNHVVPITEIGSLISDVYSVLRDTSSQGFCNELVVTEKPKPAVPIRKSIEDGRLYCLEDGMKFKSLKRHLMTHHNMTPEEYRIKWNLASDYPMVSRDYANARSKLAKNMGLGRGRRKR; encoded by the coding sequence ATGGATGATGATTCTACTGTTGATGGTTCTGAGAAGCTTCTCGAAATGACTGTTGATATAGTTTCTGCGTATATGGGGAACCATGTTGTTCCAATTACTGAAATTGGAAGTTTGATTTCAGATGTTTATTCTGTTCTTAGAGATACATCTTCGCAAGGATTTTGCAATGAACTTGTTGTGACTGAAAAACCTAAGCCGGCAGTGCCAATACGCAAATCTATAGAAGATGGTCGTTTATATTGTCTTGAGGATGGTATGAAGTTTAAGTCTTTGAAACGTCATTTAATGACACATCATAATATGACTCCTGAGGAGTATCGTATCAAATGGAATTTGGCAAGTGACTACCCTATGGTTTCTCGTGATTATGCTAATGCCCGCTCTAAATTGGCTAAAAATATGGGTTTGGGGCGTGGTCGTAGGAAACGTTAG
- the nusA gene encoding transcription termination factor NusA yields the protein MVIAANRTELLQIADAVACEKSIDRDIVLSAMADSIQKAACSLYGTVSDIRVEIDQLTGEVSIYRQLEVVDVVDNYSCQISLQLALDRDPNVKIGDFITELLPPIDFGRVAVQSAKQVIVQKVREAERDRQYLEFKDRVGEVVSGTVKRIEYGNIIVDLGRAEGVIRRDEIIPRENIRQGDRVRSYVYEVRREQRGGQILLSRTHPQFMVKLFLMEVPEIYNGIVQIKAVSRDPGSRAKLAVFSSDSSIDPVGACVGMRGSRVQAVVGELQGERIDIIVWSPDNATFLINALRPATVTKVVLDEDIKRIEVVVPKEQLSLAIGSRGQNVRLASQLTGWAIDIVTEEEDSVNRQKEFNERAQSFMKAINVDEIIGHLLAAEGFSDVEELACVSIAEIASIEGFDEETAVEIQGRAKQYLDDLDAEINKKLDELGVSEELCEIPYMTPKIRVLLGENGIKNMEDLAGCSVDDLVGWVEVKDGKAKKFEGFLSSLDIIEDKAEDMIMHARYKVGWIKKEDESTDADYVEADD from the coding sequence ATGGTAATTGCCGCAAATCGAACTGAGCTTTTGCAGATTGCGGATGCTGTTGCTTGTGAAAAATCGATAGATCGAGATATAGTGTTATCAGCTATGGCTGATTCTATTCAAAAGGCAGCTTGTTCTCTTTATGGGACTGTATCTGATATTCGTGTTGAAATTGATCAATTAACAGGAGAAGTTTCTATTTATCGTCAGCTAGAGGTGGTTGATGTTGTTGATAACTATTCTTGTCAGATTTCATTACAGTTAGCTCTTGATCGTGATCCTAATGTTAAAATAGGTGATTTTATAACAGAGCTTCTTCCTCCTATAGATTTTGGTCGTGTTGCTGTTCAATCTGCTAAACAAGTTATAGTTCAAAAGGTGCGAGAAGCTGAGCGCGATCGTCAATATCTTGAGTTTAAAGACAGGGTTGGTGAAGTTGTTAGTGGCACTGTTAAGAGGATTGAATATGGGAATATAATCGTTGATCTTGGTCGTGCTGAAGGAGTTATTCGTAGGGATGAAATTATTCCTCGTGAAAATATTAGACAAGGAGATCGCGTTCGGAGTTATGTATATGAAGTAAGGCGTGAGCAAAGGGGAGGGCAGATACTTTTATCTCGTACTCATCCGCAATTTATGGTTAAGTTGTTTTTAATGGAGGTCCCAGAGATTTATAACGGGATTGTTCAGATTAAGGCTGTTTCTCGTGATCCTGGATCTCGTGCAAAATTAGCTGTTTTTTCAAGTGATTCTTCTATAGATCCTGTCGGGGCTTGCGTTGGTATGCGTGGTTCTCGTGTTCAGGCGGTTGTAGGTGAATTGCAGGGAGAGAGAATAGATATAATTGTTTGGTCTCCTGATAATGCAACTTTTTTAATAAATGCATTGCGTCCGGCTACTGTGACAAAGGTTGTTTTAGATGAAGATATTAAGCGTATAGAAGTGGTTGTCCCTAAGGAACAGCTTTCTTTAGCTATTGGTAGTCGTGGACAGAATGTTCGTCTTGCTTCACAGCTTACAGGTTGGGCAATTGATATTGTTACTGAGGAAGAAGATTCTGTAAATCGTCAGAAAGAGTTTAATGAACGAGCTCAATCGTTTATGAAGGCTATTAATGTTGATGAAATAATAGGACATCTTCTTGCTGCTGAGGGATTCTCTGATGTTGAGGAGTTAGCATGTGTTTCTATAGCCGAAATAGCTTCTATTGAAGGATTTGATGAAGAAACTGCAGTTGAAATACAGGGAAGAGCTAAGCAATATCTTGATGATTTGGATGCTGAGATAAATAAGAAATTAGATGAGCTTGGAGTTTCAGAAGAATTATGTGAAATTCCATATATGACGCCTAAAATAAGAGTTCTTCTTGGAGAAAATGGCATTAAAAACATGGAAGATTTGGCAGGTTGCTCTGTTGATGATTTGGTTGGCTGGGTTGAAGTTAAGGATGGCAAGGCTAAAAAGTTTGAAGGTTTTTTATCTAGCCTTGATATTATAGAGGATAAGGCTGAAGATATGATTATGCATGCCAGATACAAAGTTGGATGGATTAAAAAAGAAGATGAAAGCACTGATGCTGATTATGTCGAAGCTGATGATTAA
- the rbfA gene encoding 30S ribosome-binding factor RbfA: MKRRSLEPSRRALRIGEEVRSVIMRIILNHEFKDEFINRDIISISEVCMSSDLQIATVYVSLPSDVSPDSVISSLNCNNKFIRRHVAKHLRNLKYVPDIRFRYDKSLQNYWNIDNLLRSPKVISDLVVSNVL; this comes from the coding sequence ATGAAAAGAAGGAGTTTAGAGCCTTCTAGGCGTGCTCTGCGTATTGGAGAAGAAGTTCGTTCCGTAATTATGAGGATTATCTTAAATCATGAATTTAAAGATGAATTTATAAATAGGGATATTATATCTATTTCAGAGGTTTGTATGTCGTCTGATTTGCAAATTGCGACGGTATATGTATCCTTGCCATCAGATGTTTCTCCTGATTCTGTGATATCTTCTTTAAATTGCAATAATAAGTTTATAAGGAGGCATGTTGCTAAGCATCTTAGAAATCTTAAGTATGTGCCAGATATTAGATTTCGTTATGATAAGTCGTTGCAAAATTATTGGAATATTGATAATTTACTGCGTTCGCCTAAGGTTATAAGTGATTTAGTTGTAAGCAATGTTTTATAG